CCGCCGTCCACCTGGACCTGGGCGACCACCACACGGCCCTGAACCTGGCGAACCGGGCCTTGGCGGAGCTGTCCGAGGACGGCGACCAGCGCACGACCACGAACGTGCTCATCGTCCTGGCCGCCACCAACCGCGCCCGCAACGACCTCCGCACCGCCGACGAGCAGTACCAGCAGGCCCTGACCAAGGCCCGCCACATCGGCTACCGGTTCGGCGAGGCCAACGCCCTGGTCGGCCTGGCGGGCGTGCGGCGGCTGAGGGGCGAACCGGTGGAGGCCAAGGCCCTGGCCACCCGAGCGGTGGACCTGGCCACGTCCCACGGCCTGAAGCTCGTCGAAGCCGAGGCCCGCACCGAGCTGGCCGCCACCCTCCAGGCCTTGGAGGACCCGGTCAGCCGTCGATGAGGGTCGCCAAGCGGGCGGCCAGGTCGTCCCAGCGCCACTCCCGGGTCACCCAGTCCCGACCGGCCTCGCCCATCTTCGCGGCCAGGTCGCGGTCCGCCAGGAGCCGGCCCACCTCGGCGGCCACCGAAGCGACTGCCCGTCCGTCCACGACGGTCCCGGTGATGCCGTCCCGCACGGTCTCCGGCGCACCGCCCGACCGGCCTGCCACGACGGGAAGACCGGTAGCCGACGCCTCCAGGTACACGATCCCCAAACCCTCGACGTCCAGCCCACGCCCCCGCGTCCGGCACGGCATGGCGAAGACGTCACCCGCGTTGTAGTGCGCCGGCAGCTCCGACCACGGCACCGACCCGGTGAACACGACATGCTCCTCGACCCCCACCGAGGAAGCCAAGCGCTGCAACGACTTCCGGTACGGGCCGCCGCCCACCAGCAGCAGGGCCGCGTCCGGGGCGATGCGGCGGATCTCCGGCAGCGCCCGGACCAGCACGTCCTGACCCTTCCGGGGCACCAACCGCGACACGCACACCACCACCGGGCGGTCACCCAGGCCGTACCGGGAGCGGATGTCCAACCGCGCCACCGGGTCCGGGGCGAAGACCGAAGTGTCCACACCGGACGGCAGGTGTTCCAGCGCCGCCATCGGGCCGAAGGCGGCGGCGAAGCGGGACCGGGTGTAGCGGCTGACGAAGGTGACGACGTCCACAGAGGAACCGATCGTGCGCAACGACTGCCGGGCGGCGGGGAGCATCGACCAGCCGACCTCGTGGCCGTGCGTGGACGCCACGACCCGTGCCGCGCCGGCGTCGCGCAGCCAGGGAGTCAAGAGCGCCAGCGGGGCCGCCGCGCCGAACCACACCGCCTCGCAGCGCTCCGACCGCATGATCTCCGACGCCCGCCGCAGCACGTCCGGGGTGGGCAGCATCAGGGTCCCGGGGTGGCGGACCACCGGGAACGGTTGTTCCGCGTCGAACTCCGGGTGCGAACCGGACGGCGACTCCCACGACGGCGCGTACACCACCAGGTTCGGCAGCCGCGTGGCCAGGGCGTGCAGGTAGGCCTGGATGCCTCCGGGCCGGGGCGGGAAGTCGTTGGTCACCAGCAGGGTCCGACGCACGCGCCCCACGTTACGGGAACGCCGCCCGCAGGAACTGCTGCCAGCCCCGGACCAGGCCCGCGAGGTCCTCGCCGGTGGTCTCCAGGACCAGCGCGTCCAGGCGTTCCGGCGACACCCGGCCCGCGCCCGCGATCCTCCGGTGCAGGCTGACCAGGCCCGGCTCGCCCAGGCGTTGGGCCAGGTACAGGTTGACCGACCACGACTGCTGGTAGGCCAGTTCCATGCCGGGGCCGCGGAAGTCCGCGTCGGAGGGCAGCGCGGCGGGCAGTTCCCGCTGGAGCTGCGCGGCGAGCGCGGGCGCGGCCTTGCGGGGCGGAACGTCGGAGCCGCGGTAGCCCACGTAGTCCGCGAAGCCCTCCAGCAGCCACA
This DNA window, taken from Saccharothrix variisporea, encodes the following:
- a CDS encoding glycosyltransferase family 4 protein, whose protein sequence is MRRTLLVTNDFPPRPGGIQAYLHALATRLPNLVVYAPSWESPSGSHPEFDAEQPFPVVRHPGTLMLPTPDVLRRASEIMRSERCEAVWFGAAAPLALLTPWLRDAGAARVVASTHGHEVGWSMLPAARQSLRTIGSSVDVVTFVSRYTRSRFAAAFGPMAALEHLPSGVDTSVFAPDPVARLDIRSRYGLGDRPVVVCVSRLVPRKGQDVLVRALPEIRRIAPDAALLLVGGGPYRKSLQRLASSVGVEEHVVFTGSVPWSELPAHYNAGDVFAMPCRTRGRGLDVEGLGIVYLEASATGLPVVAGRSGGAPETVRDGITGTVVDGRAVASVAAEVGRLLADRDLAAKMGEAGRDWVTREWRWDDLAARLATLIDG